A window of the Lactuca sativa cultivar Salinas chromosome 5, Lsat_Salinas_v11, whole genome shotgun sequence genome harbors these coding sequences:
- the LOC111902252 gene encoding two-pore potassium channel 1 encodes MASKGGQQPIPKDQIASIKRKRFRRIKSAPIADSFPSQSKTADSSFSRPKSVFNYLHPSYRKVAIILSIYLGAGTLCFYLVRHQINGRKTNAVLDALYFTVVTMTSVGYGDLFPGSTLTILLACLFVVLGMLLIGLVLSKAADFLVEKQELLLARALHLNQTLGTAETLKQMETNKVRNKCIILVALLVVLMAAGTTVLVAVEDLDFIHAFYCVVATITSLGYIDKCFSTKGGRVFALFWILSGTIYLGQLLFTFAMLHTQRRQRSLVKWALKRKTTPADLEAADLDDDGVVVAAEFILYKLKEMGKISQEDMAPIMEEFERLDFDKTGTLTASDVLLSQSSWYASEFLLTQTSV; translated from the exons ATGGCATCTAAGGGTGGACAACAACCAATACCAAAAGACCAAATAGCTTCCATCAAAAGAAAAAGATTCAGACGCATTAAAAGTGCCCCAATAGCAGATTCGTTTCCTTCACAATCCAAAACTGCCGATTCCTCTTTTTCACGGCCTAAGTCTGTATTTAATTACCTCCACCCAAGCTACCGAAAAGTAGCCATCATCTTGTCTATTTACTTGGGTGCAGGCACGCTTTGCTTCTATCTGGTTAGACACCAAATTAATGGAAGGAAAACAAACGCAGTCCTCGATGCTCTGTATTTCACAGTTGTCACAATGACTTCTGTTGGGTATGGAGACCTTTTCCCTGGTAGCACTCTCACAATACTACTAGCCTGTCTTTTCGTCGTCTTGGGAATGCTTCTCATCGGGCTAGTCCTCAGCAAAGCTGCAGATTTTCTAGTCGAGAAACAGGAACTACTGCTAGCAAGAGCCTTACACTTGAATCAAACCCTTGGCACTGCTGAAACCCTAAAACAAATGGAAACCAACAAAGTTAGGAACAAGTGTATAATACTAGTGGCCTTGCTTGTGGTTCTTATGGCTGCCGGGACAACCGTGTTGGTTGCTGTTGAAGATTTGGACTTTATTCATGCTTTTTATTGTGTGGTTGCCACAATTACAAGCTTAGGTTACATCGATAAATGCTTCTCAACAAAAGGCGGGCGTGTTTTCGCGCTTTTTTGGATTCTGTCTGGTACTATTTACTTGGGTCAGTTGCTGTTTACTTTTGCTATGCTACACACTCAAAGAAGACAGAGGTCATTAGTGAAATGGGCTCTTAAGAGAAAGACCACGCCTGCAGACTTGGAGGCAGCTGATCTTGACGACGATGGTGTTGTAGT ggctGCTGAATTCATCCTTTATAAGCTAAAAGAGATGGGGAAAATCAGCCAAGAAGACATGGCACCTATCATGGAAGAGTTTGAAAGACTTGACTTTGATAAAACTGGTACGCTGAC
- the LOC111902251 gene encoding serine--tRNA ligase, protein MLDINLFREEKGNNPEIIRESQRRRFANVEIVDEIIHLDKEWRQRQFELEQLRKDFNRINKEVAKLRIAGEDASSMIKNTEENKDSTAKKDAEVQEARAALYSKLEVVGNLVHDSVPVSNDEANNAVVRTWGEKRTEPKLKNHVELVELLGIADLKRGANVAGGRGFYLKGDGVRLNQALINFGLDFLEKRGFTSLQTPFFMRKDIMGKCAQLAQFDEELYKVTGEGDDKYLIATAEQPLCAYHIDDWIHPTQLPLRYAGYSSCFRKEAGSHGRDTLGIFRVHQFEKVEQFCITSPNGNDSWDMHEEMIKNSEEFYQMLKLPYHIVSIVSGALNDAAAKKYDLEAWFPASSTYRELVSCSNCTDYQSRKLEIRFGQKKSNEQTKQYCHLLNSTLTATERTMCCILENYQREDGVEVPQVLQPFMGGKTFIPFQAPPAAKETKGKKSKP, encoded by the exons ATGTTGGACATAAATCTATTTAGGGAGGAAAAGGGCAACAACCCAGAAATTATACGTGAGTCTCAACGCCGCAGGTTTGCAAATGTAGAGATTGTTGATGAAATTATTCATCTTGACAAGGAGTGGCGACAAC GTCAGTTTGAGCTTGAACAGCTGCGCAAAGACTTTAACAGGATTAACAAAGAAGTGGCTAAACTTAGAATT GCTGGGGAAGATGCCAGTTCCATGATAAAAAATACAGAGGAAAACAAGGACTCAACTGCAAAAAAAGATGCAGAGGTTCAGGAAGCCCGTGCAGCATTATATTCAAAATTGGAGGTGGTTGGGAATCTTGTGCATGATTCTGTTCCTGTTAGCAATGATGAG GCAAATAATGCTGTTGTCCGCACTTGGGGGGAGAAAAGAACGGAGCCAAAACTAAAAAATCATGTTGAGCTTGTGGAACTTCTTGGAATTGCAGATCTGAAAAGAG GTGCTAATGTAGCTGGTGGTAGAGGATTTTATTTGAAAGGAGATGGTGTGCGTCTAAATCAAGCTCTTATAAACTTTGGTCTTGATTTTCTGGAGAAAAGGGGCTTCACATCATTGCAAACTCCATTCTTTATGAGGAAAGATATAATGGGAAAGTGTGCTCAATTAGCCCAATTCGATGAAGAACTTTACAAG GTAACAGGTGAGGGAGATGACAAGTATCTGATTGCTACTGCTGAACAACCACTTTGTGCTTATCACATAGATGACTGGATTCATCCAACACAGCTACCACTAAG ATATGCTGGATATTCATCTTGCTTCCGGAAAGAAGCTGGATCACATGGTCGTGACACTCTTGGAATCTTCCGTGTTCATCAGTTTGAGAAAGTTGAACAGTTTTGTATCACCAGTCCAAATGGCAATGACTCATGGGACATGCATGAGGAGATGATAAAAAACTCTGAGGAGTTTTACCAAATG TTGAAATTGCCGTATCATATAGTCTCTATAGTCTCTGGTGCATTAAACGATGCTGCAGCAAAGAAGTATGACTTGGAAGCATGGTTTCCTGCATCCAGCACTTACAGAGAACTTGTGTCTTGTTCAAATTGCACTGATTACCAGTCGAGAAAGTTGGAGATCAGATTTGGGCAGAAAAAG AGCAATGAACAAACAAAACAATACTGCCATTTATTGAATTCCACACTCACAGCAACAGAGAGGACTATGTGTTGCATTCTTGAGAATTACCAGAGGGAAGATGGTGTTGAAGTCCCTCAAGTGCTACAGCCATTCATGGGTGGGAAGACGTTCATCCCTTTCCAAGCTCCTCCTGCTGCTAAAGAAACCAAAGGGAAAAAATCAAAACCATAG
- the LOC111902250 gene encoding uncharacterized protein LOC111902250 translates to MAGIALLMDLVRKNPNVNGQTLHSTGLYSATLAASSAAAYAAATTPFASRAIFGFGGRRVAYCDAGATSPLLTEDYLTSLRTASETIFRHDTLNYRTKEYYIELKPLWSAFQARSLALTSLRSFLLFYLPLLAPNVEDDDDFLPGSSDEHHVDLVVPFKKSVKQILRETSVVTTRRVLERLAVHRFSQRAAWKLLKDVPKSAVRKANRGMPFYTYFFCVSRTTFRGHFLGVAASWVVQVGIESYRFVRDISKSDDDGVEREEQVKGLGKKVYGVTVRCGASLLFASIGAGIGATLFRPSTGQSVGCLIGDLAGPIIVSFCLGNGSPLEV, encoded by the exons ATGGCGGGAATAGCTTTGCTTATGGATCTAGTGAGGAAAAATCCAAACGTGAATGGTCAAACCCTACATTCCACCGGTTTATACTCAGCCACGCTTGCTGCCTCCTCCGCCGCCGCTTATGCCGCCGCCACCACCCCCTTTGCATCTAGGGCTATATTCGG GTTTGGTGGAAGAAGAGTTGCTTATTGTGATGCTGGTGCTACTTCTCCTCTTCTGACTGAAGATTACCTTACCAGTTTAAGAACAGCATCTGAAACCATCTTTCGACACGATACTTTAAACTACAGAACCAAAGAGTATTACATCGAGCTAAAACCATTGTGGTCCGCTTTTCAGGCGAGATCACTCGCGTTAACATCATTGAGGTCTTTCTTACTTTTTTATTTGCCACTTTTGGCGCCTAatgttgaagatgatgatgatttcTTACCGGGTTCTTCGGACGAGCATCATGTGGACTTGGTTGTACCCTTCAAGAAATCAGTAAAGCAGATCCTTCGTGAA ACTAGTGTTGTTACTACTAGACGGGTTCTGGAACGACTCGCTGTTCATCGTTTCTCACAGCGAGCAGCATGGAAGCTTCTTAAAG ATGTTCCCAAGTCTGCTGTTCGCAAAGCTAACAGGGGGATGCCATTTTATACTTACTTTTTTTGTGTAAGTAGAACCACATTTAGAG GTCATTTCCTAGGAGTTGCAGCATCATGGGTTGTTCAAGTTGGAATAGAAAGTTACCGGTTTGTGCGTGACATTTCAAAATCTGATGATGATGGTGTTGAGCGGGAAGAACAAGTGAAAGGTCTTGGGAAGAAGGTGTATGGTGTGACAGTTCGATGTGGTGCGTCGCTACTTTTTGCATCCATAGGAGCTGGGATCGGTGCCACCCTTTTCCGCCCATCAACCGGCCAATCAGTTG GGTGTTTGATTGGGGACTTGGCAGGGCCTATCATTGTATCGTTTTGTTTAGGCAACGGTTCTCCGTTGGAAGTTTAG